Below is a genomic region from Macaca fascicularis isolate 582-1 chromosome 18, T2T-MFA8v1.1.
CTGTTGttgttctgtttatttgtttgtttttaatgaacaTACTGATATATAAGTGCTCTGGGGGAATTCATGATGCTGAGATTCATGAAAAGCAAAGTAAGATTTATGAGTTGCGATTGAATCTGCCCTTACCAGCCTGGAGACACTTCCCGTCTGGTACTGAGGCATTGCTGGCATGTTTAGTgcttttgtttcagttttcaaTCTCTGAACacatgaagaaatattaaaagttcTGAGGGCAAGGATGGGAGAAGTCCACAAATTCCAAAGATATACAACAGCACCCAAGGAAAATAGTATGGCATAGTagattaaaaattcagaaacaaaGTGTGTCAATTAGCTAGTGTTTGCTAAGTACTTGTCATTTTCACTTATGCTTCTCTCTAGTTCCTCATGTGTTACTGACCCCCAACTTCACAAGGCTATTGAACTAAAGATTCATAAGGTCGTCTGGCGCAAAGACCAATTTTAAATCAATGTGCCATGTAACTATCCTCCCCCAAAAGATCATAACACTGTACAATGAGAAAGTCAATaagatttaattaataaattgttattcaattttttaatgaattgcACGCTCTTAAACATACCAGTGGAGGGAGGTGGCGGTGGTGGGGGGATTAGATTCCAACTGTCACTTGGATCCAGGTCCACTTCAAAACATTTCAGTGTAGAAGGTATTACTCATATTCACCAGAGCTTCCCACCTCCTGGTGACCCACCACCACCAAAAGCACATTATAGCTGCTTTCCTTCATTATCGCATTCTGCATACAAGACCACAGACAATCCTGTGGGAAATTTCTGCCCCTAGTCCAAAGGAAAGCCAGGTAACTAGCTGATTATTGCCTACAGCTGACAGTATCACAGGACGATCAGTAGTAGCAGCTCAAGTACAAAAAGAATAATCAGCAATACTTAACAAGAAAAACTACCTCTGGTAGGTGAAGAGTTAATCCCCAATTTTAAGCTACTCTGCTGAGAGTACTAAGAAGTGTAGGGGGTGGTGCCAATGAGGGTGGCCCCTTCCTTGATGGGAACAGTCATCCCTTAGGAACTGCACTGCCAAGGCATCAGCCAGCCAGAAAACAGGGAAAGAGGCTGAGAAACCGTGGTAACCAAGTTTTGCTGGCACTTTGTAAAATGGTAACTGCAACTGCCGAGGTTGTGCAGAGAATGCTAATAAGCCTAGGACAACCTGTGAAGATGGACCTAGAAAATATCCACCCACTGACCAGACCAGCACCCCTAAGGAGCGCCACTCTGTAGATTCCTGTGGATCTGCCCACAGGACTCATTCACAAGGAAGCCCCTAAAGATGGCTGCCTTGTGCCTTAGCTTCACAGCCCTCAAAATACCTCTGACTCAAATGCCTTAGGGTCAGAGTAATGACACTTAGCACATCTGCCTAGAAAGTCAGTTTTCCAATTTGTAACAAACATTttgcagctttttaaaatctcattctaAAATCCAAATGGTAAACAGCTTTAAGAATCAATATGAAATGTTTTAAGTGTTCTTTGTGGATTCACATCAATTCTCCCTGCCACTCACTCTCATCACAATTTATTCTGACTTTCAGGGAGCATATTAAAGGTAGAAACCACTGATGTACAATAATCAGTGTACAACCATATTATTAAGAATCTAAATTCAATCTTGGTTAGCTCAAAATGCTTGAAACAGTAATAAAGTGCTCCTTTGAAAGTCACACTCAAATTTTGAATTCCTCTTTCGAATGAGAGTTCTTCACCCATTCCCATGTCTCAAGTacgcaaatgaaaacaaaacaaaaaactgtaactGGGATTTAAAAGTATAACagtctttcttctctcttatgtatttctttcttgTCATACttcattctggaaaaaaaaaatccaatctgaAATATAAAGTGGGAAAAGGGAGGCGTCCATAGATAATGTGAGTTATTATCATTGTTCTAGTTGTCGACTTGAGTAGTGGGTTCATAGATGttcattacattatttaaaagCCATTAAAATTAACTATTAGAAAATAAGAGGGCCATACATGCACGAGTGATGACAGAGTGTTATAACTCAGGAATTCTGATTATTCCAATCCCATGCACCTACggtctatttaaagaaaaaataataatgagatgGTAATGCAGGTAGCTAATGGCTAAACCTTCTAGAGTTCACCAAACTCCTTAGACAGGGACGTCTTCATAAGCACGTAGCCTGTGCAGCTGCACAAGGTCCTGCCTTTAGCAGCACCCAGCCTTCATTTATGCTCTGCTGTTGCAATCTTgaaattaaataatgttttactaaGGTGTCCTGCATTCATTTTGCACTGGGACCAGTAAATTATAAAATCAGTCCTGTCCTTAGGTTTCCAGAGGTTAAATTTACCTACAGTTCCCCGTAATTTCATCCCCATCCAACtttgatattttttaagtttgCTACTTCTTCCCCCCAGATTATTAATATAACAGTCAGGTGAGCACCTAGAGCCGTCTTATTTCCTGTATTTCCtatgtttccttatttttagtGTCCAAATCAGTGCTGCCTGTGCTATAAATGGAGCTGCAGTTCTATATTGTGCTTATAATGCTTCTTCTCAGATCAAAAACTTCAAACAGAATTCACTGGCTAAAAAATAAATGCACCAAGTGTCTATCTCAATTCATCTCAACTACTGGATTATACAAATTCATTTTCTAATAGTTGCCCGATTTAAACTACAACATGTAACCAAACAAGACAAATTCTGAACAATTCTTCGTGGTAGGAAGAATTCAAATAAAGATTTGAGGAAATCTTCATTTTCAAACATTACtggctgaaaaaaataaacataacgTAAGTAAATGTTTTTGCATTCCTGAAATGCCCTGTGTCTACAGTGATCAGGTACAGAAAAGTTACTTCAAGTTCAAATATAACTTAGCGATTGCCACATGGTGCAGAATCTTTCCACCCCTAACACTCCAAAAACCCAATCAGACAAGTGGCCGTAATCTGACTCCCAGCACACAGGGAGCTGCGGGGCAGGCAATGAGAGCTGCACTCTGGCTGGGGAAGGCATGAGTGACAGACCCACAGCAAGGCGGTGGGGGTAAGTCCTTCTTTGCCTTAAGGGATCAATGCTCAGGGCCAAAAGATGAAACTGTCTCTTTTATTTCAGATGTTTGTGCCTTCTTAGGCAGAATCTGGAAGGCAGCTATGGGGCAGGTGGGTGGTTCTTTTAGATCTAAGTACTGGGCATTTTCAGAAGAGAGGCATAGAGAAGGTAGAAGAAAAGGGATGCTTTTTAGGCAAATCCTCCGTATGTTTGAGATCTGCAAAAGCCCAGGAAAATTACCTTATGGAGGTAAATCTAGCTATAGTGCATTTCATCAGAAAAATTACTCACCCAGATGCTCAGCTGTCCTGGAGTGGATGAGGCTGAGTGTTCAGCTAGAAAATGATGTGTCCGATTCGGTACAACCGGGTCACATCAACAAATCCCCTTTGTTCTGGGGCAAAAGAAGCAAAACTAATTGTATTGATCATTTCCAGTGAGTGTGAACATGTAAGGGAACACTGACAATAAAAACAGGGTGCTATGGGTGACGCTGGGGTGAGCCCTCATAAGGCCAGAGATATGTCTATGCTGCCAGCAAACTTCAGGATTCACAGCCGACTGAGGCTGGTACATCTGCCTTGGAAGGAGATCAGATTtttgtggattaaaaaaaaaaaaaagctaaaaaaattcttaaagagtatgtttatgttttgttttcaagttttgcactcttttaaatttctctggCTGATGAAAATTTGAAGCTGAAAGAGCAACTGAGTTTCTTAAATTAGGTCTCTGGAGAGGTAGACAGGTGCATGAGAGACCAAGCAGGGAGAGAACTCGGGAAACGGCAGAAGTGAGAGGTGAAGCGGGTGAGCAAGGCGGCTGGCCTTTTCTGGGTCCCACCTTGCCTGGTGTCTCCTGCGGGGCTGAGAAGGACGTTTTCTGCCCACCTAGCTTCCTTAGCCTCCTATTttgtcctcctccttctccccactAACCCTGACCACAAACAACAGCACCTGTGATCGCATTTTGCCCCCTTTGCCATCCCGGCTACAGCCCTGGGCTGCCAGTGAGTTCAGAAGTGACTCTCCTAACTTCTTCAATGTGTGACTTTCCTGAGTTTGCCCTCTTTGGGAATATTTTTAGTGTCTCCTCCAGGGTGTCCTCCCTGCCCCATTCCAACTACcgtttttgtttctttacattCTCTTCCTCTAGAGAGTATGATGTCATTGTCATCCCACCTGGAGTTTTTCATACTTCTGAGATTTGCTTCACTGGGGCAGGGGATGCATGGGATGTGGCTGGCCACCCTGCTGTGGAGCCATCTCTTCCTTTATCCTGCCACCCAGGCTTAGGCAAGAAAGGGTTTTTCACCCTCCACCTCTAAAGCAAAGCCCCGTAGCAAACTAAGGGTTAGGCTGAGCTGGAAATTCCCCTCACCCTTTTTGGCACTGCATTTCCTCACTACCCATGCAGAAAGCAGGCTCCTGGGAACATTCAGTGACATGGGGAAATGAGGGCCCCGCAATTTGTCAGAGAGAAAGCCACAATAATATTAATCTCTTAAAGTACTTGACTTTCTTACCTAACCCCTTATGTGGTCCTCTGCAATTAGATTCTTTGGTAAATGCTCTCCATACTTCTTGGCTCTCATGACTATCACAGGCAAAGGACAAGGACAAAAGTCTTAGATGACATGGTAACTGGGGTAATTGCCCCCACAAAAGGGCAGTCCTAGCCATTTCCTCCCAGAATGAGCAGTTGGCGTCAATATCGTCAAACCACCCCTTCTCTGCTCCAAAGATCTAATGACAACAAGAGGGATATAGACGGGAGGAGAAGGCGTCCTCCCTCTCCCAGACTGCCTGCCCACCACCCTCCCCCGAGAAACTCCGCAAGGTGAGACGCACTGTCCTCTAAGCCCATGTAACAGAAAGCCATCAAGAAAACCTTAGAGAAAAGCCGTTTTCCATAGAGCCTTCTGCTCAGGGGCCCAAAGTTTCTCTAGCCACACCCCCTTTTCCTGACTTCCCGAGCTCTGCACCATGAAGGCAAGAAGGGTACAGGGGCGTTGCTGGCACACCCCAGCCTCCAGGCTCCCTGTGGCAGGTTTATCTGCATTTGTACGGTCAGGATCAAGGGGTGAGAGAGGGTCGGGCACGAGGAGAGGCTGTTCTTCCTCCCCTAAAAGCATCCCCCACTCCCatctctccccacctccagcGGCCAGGATGCAGCCGGGCCGGCGGGCAGGCCGGCGGGCTCGCGGGGCCgcttgtgtgtgtgcacctggCTACTGCCCCGAGCCTGGCACGAGCCGGGAATGGCCGCTGCTCCGCCCTCTGAGAGGCGCTGCAGGCTCCCTGGGGACGGAGGTTGACACGTCCCTGTGCCGCACGCCCAGATCTGGGCGGTGCGCGGTGTCCCTTGGGCAGGCTCAGCTCCCGGACTCCTCCCGCTGGCAGCCTGCTCGCTCCTGGCGCAAGGGAGAGTGAGGGAGAGTCGCTGTCCCAGCTGAGGCCCCGCCTGTTCCCATCGCCCTAGCTAGTGACCAGAAGCTCCTCTCCCCTCAATGAGTTCACTTTCTCAAAAGACAGTCTTCAGCACCCTGGCTTCCTAGAAGTCTCCCCCTTAATCCAGAgtcttgggggagggggagattTTCAGAATGCCATTTCAAAGCAATCAAATGCAAAGCTAGAAAAGACGACCCCCCCCCCCACGCATACCTTGTTTTAATACTTTATGTTCAAAATATAAGTGGCATGTAAAATGTACTTGAAACTTAAAAAACTTGCTCTAAGGGAATTAAGTAcaaggtaaatatattttattcttaatctTTTAAGGAATTTGATTTAGACATTTTCCTTTCTAGGGACAGTTTGGATAATTTTCCAGTGAAACTGGATGATCTTTGAATATTAAATCAAAGGAGACTAGAATAACAGTCTCTTGACTATTCATGAAGGAGCTTTAGCAGAAGCATTCTTTCTTGGTGTTCTAATCACGCTTGGCAGCACCTGCCCACAGTACCCGAAGATGGCAGGCCTTGTTCCCTTCATCCAAATTCATAAACCCGGTTGTAGTGGCTTCTGATGATGACTTGTTTCTCTTTTCAGTAAGTGTGGACCGTTGTGTACCAGAGAGAACATCATGGTGGCTTTCAGAGGGGTCTGGACTCAAGCTTTCTGGAAAGCAGTCACAGCGGAATTTCTGGCCATGCTTATTTTTGTTCTCCTCAGCCTGGGATCCACCATCAACTGGGGTGGAACAGAAAAGCCTTTACCGGTCGACATGGTTCTCATCTCCCTTTGCTTTGGACTCAGCATTGCAACCATGGTGCAATGCTTTGGCCACATCAGCGGTGGCCACATCAACCCTGCAGTGACTGTGGCCATGGTGTGCACCAGGAAGATAAGCATCGCCAAGTCTGTCTTCTACATTGCAGCCCAGTGCCTGGGGGCCATCATTGGAGCAGGAATTCTCTATCTGGTCACACCTCCCAGTGTGGTGGGAGGCCTGGGAGTCACCATGGTAGCGTCTTTAGCTATTTTCAAACTAGGACTCCAAGCTTCTTGCAAACTCTTTGCTAAATAATGCCTTGGTGGCATGAGGCACATCCCTAAAATAGCTAATTCACTCCTAAGGAATTTTTGGATGATTCTTAATAGTGTGAAAACTGATTCTTGCAGTGTTTAGGTATATCTGTAAGAAatcattgttttttcttgagtgccctaaaaataacaaaatctaggTGGCCTGAAAATTGTGTTGGTTTTTACCTCTCCTTCTCCCATTCCAGTTACTATATTGACTTTATATTTAGCTTAATGCATTTTCCTTACAATTATTTGTTCACTAGCAGAAAAAAACTTTTCTTGTCGTGTTCATAAGATGTACAATGATCTACATAAAGGGTTGTGCTTAAAAAACATAGACCTCTGATCCTAGTTTTGTTCTTAGCTGATTAGGAGTATCAATTGTTAACTCAGCACCAGggctgattaaaaaaataaaaaaaaaaaaaagcacatggcttaaattttaattgaaatatatattaattaatttaaacctAATTAATGGATTTAATCATTGCCTTATGCAATTACAAGGCTCTCAAGAAATTCTTTTACGAGTTAAGTGCTGCAGTGGCACATTTTGCTTCCTTTGTAGAAAAGGACATTCAGCACAAACTCCTGCTTGGTCATTGTAAGAGTAATTATCTGTGATGACCCAAAACGAATGtaaatttattccttctttttggGGGATGAGAGAAGGAAGGCCTCAGTTGAAGGTGGGGTAGAAGACTTACCTTTATTTTTACACAGATCAAATGTGCCTTTCACAGTGATACTAATACATTGTCATCGAAAATACTCTTGCTTCAATTCtgatggaatatttttctttctctaggttCATGGAAATCTTACCGCTGGTCATGGTCTCCTGGTTGAGTTGATAATCACATTTCAGTTGGTGTTTACTATCTTTGCCAGCTGTGATTCCAAACGGACTGATGTCACTGGCTCAATAGCTTTAGCAATTGGATTTTCTGTTGCAATTGGACATTTATTTGCAGTAAGTTTCCAAGTCCATTTATATAACCAATCCCACCTCATTTATCCTCACTCTAGCTGGCCTGAAGATGTTATGTTTTACAGCAGTTGCTCTTTAGTATCCAGCCATGACTGTCCATTTTAGGTTATAATTTTTCCAACTGCGCAATAAGAATGTTGATCTAGCTGCTAACATCTTGAGGTTCCTCTAAGTGACAAATGACAGCAAATTGCAATGAATGATACTTGCTAGTAGCCCTGTTTCAGCAATGTCTGAAGTTGTTTTCTTGTTTCCTATAGATCAATTATACTGGTGCCAGCATGAATCCCGCCCGATCCTTTGGACCTGCAGTTATCATGGGAAATTGGGAAAACCACTGGGTAACCCTCATATTGATAGTCCCTATCTTCCTACAGTTGAGGACAATTACCTGTGggactcttttattttttattatcttgctTACTAGTTTCTCTTGCATTTCTCTAACCTTGACCCCCACTTTATTTACATCTTTTGTAAAGACTAGGGAAAGACTAGCACAGATCTGCTGTAAAACATCTCTTATATCTGTTCTAGGCCTTCAAtaatagttttttccttttttgaagcACTATTTTAGACACTGTACCTGACAGATTGCAGCAGAATACACTGTATATAGAGGTTGCGCATGTGGATCAAGTTAAAGTCAGCATGGTGTAGTAAATACGGTGtttaaataattgaaagtaaaGTCTTCCCagcaataacagaaaaaaattgcaaaaaaaaaaaaaagaatgaatgaaatacttAAAAGCGCTGCCCATAGCAAAGATATTTACCCTTTTTTGTTTACAAATGCTTAAACTCAATTAATAGTATGTAAGTTGCAAATATTTGAACTGCAGATGGTGTCGAATAAATAATGCAAAGGTTTATGCTATCATCACCATAACCGTAACTGGAAAAATGAATGACTCACAGAAAAGGCTCACTTTTCAGTCTCAAACCCAacctattataaataaatatttatgaatgtagTGGCAGCGCTTCCAGAGAATAGCAgtgtccatttaaaaatattataattaattttgtttccGTTGTTTCTCACAGCAAAGAAATTTAAATCCTTTACAATTAAATAAGTAATGCAGCAATTGTGAAGGCCACCAACATGCTAACTTACAATAgccaataaaaatacaagaccTGTAAGCCAGCTTCAAAGAAGGCTGGCTTTTATTATAGCTTACATATTGCAAATGTCACttgcaactttaaaaaattcatgaatATAACAGAATATGCCCCTTGTGTTTATTCAGACAGTGATTACTGACCTAGTCACAGCCATTCATCTATGGTATACACTGCAAAGGACAAGAAAATGCACCACTGCTCTGTGCATTCACTTCTAAGAAAAGTATACCAAATCTTTAAAAGTAATCTACAGCATTAAATAACAGAATGAGAGTCAGTGTTCAAATCAAGACTTGGCCAACAATGCCATCCATGAGATTAGTCATTTTGCCACTGATACCTCCATTTTTGTGTCAAAAAACGttaccacattaacagaaatgGAAATTTCTAGTGAGTAGTATATGAtcgtttttttcttcttctttttgagatggagtcttgctctgttgcccaggctggagtgcagtggcacgatttcggcttgctgcaacctcctcctcctgggttcaagagattctcctacctcagcctcccgagtagctgggattacaggtgcacaccaccatgcccagctaatttttttattttttcatagagacagggtttcaccatgttggccaggctagtctcgaactcctgactttaggtgatccacccgcctcagcctcccaaagtgctgggattacaggtgtgagccacagtacccagccCTGATCTTATAATGAAAATAGAACTTTCAGTTCAACAAATTAAATTGAAACGATTTTGTCATTAACAACTTTTAGTTAAATTTATAAGCACTTGAAAATGtagatgaaaatatatattttattaattacttGTCAGTTGTAGTAAGctagttaaaatttaaatagtaGGAAAATTCTTAGCTTGTTGATTAAACCAAAAGTTTCCCATGTTATATTATACCAAACttaattctactaaaaatagcaatGGTTATATGAAATTTAGAActaatttaaagtatatttgtAGGTAGAGAGATTAggaataacattaaaatattaattgggTTTTTTGTGTAGTATAAtgatattattttagttttctttacacttttacacattttctagatttttagcaataaagagTCTTTAAAGTACACATGACTTCATTTTGAAATAGCAACCTGACACtgagatttgtttatttttgagaacaTGCATCTAGGTATCTCACTCATAGATGTTTTGGAAAGGGTAGTAATTATTTTGCTGTTCTGGTCTCCCTCGTGGGATTTGTAGCCTGTGGAATAGTATATGTCTAATGAGACCTTACTAAAGAAACAAAGAGCAAAGACATTTAGAGGAGCGCTCCCATTTCTCCTTTAAAAGAGCATAGAGAAGATAAAGGCTCATATGGGTTTTTTCATGTTCAAGAGAGGAACTTGATTCTTCCAGCCACTCTAACAACAGTTTCCCCGTGAATGTTATGTCTTCAGCCTCAgcttaaattttgaattttatttaaatcttacaATGAGGATGCAAACTGAGATTAATCTGCAGAGGGTGTTTTAAACAAAAAGCATCCATCatgttttttttcaaatgagTAATACAGTGGTAAACAGTATACTACAGTGTTTGGAACAGTGTTTCAAAAGAgaggttttcattttgttttttgtttgtttgtttgtttgtctgagacagggtcttacactgctgcccaggctggagtacagtgacatgatcatggctcactgcagcctcaacctccctagactcaagtgatcctcctatctcagcctcccaagtagctgggactacaggcgcacaccaccaagcccagctaatttttttgtattttgtagagacagggtttcaccatgttgctgaggctgaatcgaactcctgggctcaagcgatccacccaccttggcctcccaaactgctgagattacaggggtgagccactgtgcccagcctcaaatgaGAGGTTTGAAGTCAGACAGGTCTGAAATCTCAGCTCAACCATTTGCTAAGCACAAAATCTTAAGCAAGCTTCTTACCCTCTCAGAGTGTCACTCTTCTTTtcataaaatgggaagaataataatatttatctcatAGATTAGtgttagaattaaatgagattatacaaGAAAAGTGCCAAGTACGGCTGGCTCGGGGACAGTGCTCAACAAGCAGGGTTTCTGTTGACCAAGTGCGTCTGCTAAAAAAATGTCTAATATTCTACAGCACACATGTGCTCTAAAGCAAATGTCTGCACTTCATTCAAACTCAAAACTTTATTCTAGGTGCATAGTTAATATGTAATAAtttccggccgggcacggtggctcatgcctgtaatcccagcactttgggaggccaaggtgggcagaacacgaagtcaggagattgagaccattctgggtaacacgatgaaaccctgtctctactaaaaatacaaaaatttagccaggtgtggtggcggacgcctgtagtcccagctactcgggaggctgaggcaggagaatggcgtcaatccgggaggcggagcttgcagtgagcagagatcgccccactgcactccagcctgggcgacagagggagactgcgtctcaaaataataataatcatcatcatcatcatctccatttaTTGAAATCCTCTGGAATTGCTACTTCTCAACTATCCATAAACTCATGTTTTTTCACCAAGCCACCATCGTAAGGAACCACATAGATGAAAGCTATCTGCACAGTAATGAACACATGAGGTTTTCATTTAAATCAAATCACCAAATTTTGGAAGCCTGGAATGGAGCAGGTAGTACTAAGAACTAAAAACTATTAAGTACTTTACAAGTAATATTGCACTTAATCCTTTTACCCCATGAGGTTTGTATTATTAtaatccccactttacagatggggaaagtaAGGCTTTGAAAGTTAAGTAACTGATACAAGCACTCACAGCTCTgctaagtggtagagctgggttGGTTTTGATCATGCTGACCTGAATAATGGAATCCCCAAAAGATAAAGCCTGTGTGATGATCATGATTATGCAGGAAACCAGTGAAAGATGGCAATATTGAGAAAATAAGAGAAGGACTCTCCACAAATTTTTTGTCTATATTAAAGAATTCTTAGCTCGCTTAATTTGTAATACCACCAAAGAGGAGCTATCTTTACATTAAGGATTATCATAAGATGGAAAGAACATAATTAATGAAAAGAGAATAGGAGATGAAACAGTTCCTTCTTATTTTCTGTTCAAATGCTGTTTAATGATTTATGGATCTCTGATGAGGATTTggtgttttttcttatttcctctccAGTTCCCCTCTTTTTGATGCATGACACAAATACACTCTTAATTTAACCCAGCTAGATTATATATTCATGAGCTGCTCAATGGAATAGCTTCTCTCTACTTATACTCTATCCTCTTCCATCTTTTCCTTAGATATATTGGGTTGGGCCCATCATAGGAGCTGTCCTCGCTGGTGGCCTTTATGAGTATGTCTTCTGTCCAGATGTTGAACTCAAACGTCGTTTTAAAGAAGCCTTCAGCAAAGCTGCCCAGCAAACAAAAGGAAGCTACATGGAGGTGGAGGACAACAGGAGTCAGATAGAGACGGATGACCTGATTCTAAAACCTGGAGTGGTGCACGTGATTGACATTGACCGGGgagaggagaagaaggggaaagaCCAGTCCGGAGAGGTATTGTCTTCAGTATGACTAGAAGATCGCACTGAAAGCAGACAAGACTCCTTAGAACTGTCCTCAGATTTCCTTCCACCCATTAAGGAAACAGATTTATTATAAATTagacatgtgcaggtttgttgtttCATGTCATATTAGTCAGtctaaacaataaatatttcataaattagcaaggaggaaaggaagaaacctGTTGTGAATTTcaaatctaaaaaaagaaatatttttaaaa
It encodes:
- the AQP4 gene encoding aquaporin-4 isoform X2; protein product: MSDRPTARRWGKCGPLCTRENIMVAFRGVWTQAFWKAVTAEFLAMLIFVLLSLGSTINWGGTEKPLPVDMVLISLCFGLSIATMVQCFGHISGGHINPAVTVAMVCTRKISIAKSVFYIAAQCLGAIIGAGILYLVTPPSVVGGLGVTMVHGNLTAGHGLLVELIITFQLVFTIFASCDSKRTDVTGSIALAIGFSVAIGHLFAINYTGASMNPARSFGPAVIMGNWENHWIYWVGPIIGAVLAGGLYEYVFCPDVELKRRFKEAFSKAAQQTKGSYMEVEDNRSQIETDDLILKPGVVHVIDIDRGEEKKGKDQSGEVLSSV
- the AQP4 gene encoding aquaporin-4 isoform X1; the protein is MYLKLKKLALRELSTSKCGPLCTRENIMVAFRGVWTQAFWKAVTAEFLAMLIFVLLSLGSTINWGGTEKPLPVDMVLISLCFGLSIATMVQCFGHISGGHINPAVTVAMVCTRKISIAKSVFYIAAQCLGAIIGAGILYLVTPPSVVGGLGVTMVHGNLTAGHGLLVELIITFQLVFTIFASCDSKRTDVTGSIALAIGFSVAIGHLFAINYTGASMNPARSFGPAVIMGNWENHWIYWVGPIIGAVLAGGLYEYVFCPDVELKRRFKEAFSKAAQQTKGSYMEVEDNRSQIETDDLILKPGVVHVIDIDRGEEKKGKDQSGEVLSSV